One genomic segment of Culturomica massiliensis includes these proteins:
- a CDS encoding dicarboxylate/amino acid:cation symporter has product MKRIKLGLLPRIIIAIALGIVCGLFFPDWLTAIFVTINSLFGNFLGFIIPLLILGLVAPGIADLGKGAGKLLLITALLAYCFTLFSGFFTYFSCSLAYPWLLDTTQQLTPLEGEAVKTIAPYFTIDMPPLMQVMTSLILAFTLGLGMSVIPGNRLKNVMEDFKDIINIVISSIIIPLLPLYIFGIFLNMTTSGQVAGIMGVFVKIIIVIFVMTVILLFLQFFIAGSVGKTNPFRLFRNMLPAYMTALGTQSSAATIPVTLEQTIKNGVRPELAGFVIPLCATIHLSGSTMKIVACAMAIMLVSGMDIHFGQFAGFIMMLGIAMVAAPGVPGGAIMAALGVLQSMLGFDETAQGLMIALYIAMDSFGTATNVTGDGAIAVIVNRIYKKEKA; this is encoded by the coding sequence ATGAAGAGGATTAAATTGGGTTTACTTCCGAGGATTATTATTGCTATCGCTCTCGGAATCGTATGCGGGCTGTTTTTTCCGGATTGGCTGACGGCCATTTTCGTTACTATAAATTCTTTGTTCGGAAATTTTCTGGGATTTATCATCCCGCTATTGATTTTAGGTTTAGTTGCTCCGGGCATTGCCGACTTGGGGAAAGGAGCGGGTAAGTTGTTGCTGATTACGGCACTGCTTGCATACTGCTTTACCCTGTTTTCCGGTTTTTTCACATACTTTTCCTGTAGTCTGGCTTATCCCTGGTTACTGGATACAACCCAACAATTGACACCCCTGGAAGGAGAAGCCGTCAAAACCATCGCCCCTTATTTCACCATCGATATGCCCCCGTTGATGCAAGTGATGACCTCCCTGATTTTAGCATTTACGCTGGGTTTGGGTATGTCTGTCATTCCGGGTAACCGCCTGAAAAATGTCATGGAAGATTTCAAAGACATCATCAATATCGTGATCAGTTCGATAATCATCCCTCTTTTGCCCCTGTACATTTTCGGTATATTTCTGAATATGACGACCTCCGGACAGGTAGCCGGAATCATGGGCGTATTTGTAAAGATTATCATTGTCATTTTTGTCATGACCGTTATTCTGCTCTTCCTGCAATTCTTCATCGCAGGATCGGTAGGAAAAACCAATCCTTTCCGTTTGTTCCGGAACATGTTGCCGGCATACATGACGGCTTTGGGTACACAATCTTCCGCAGCAACGATTCCCGTTACCTTGGAGCAAACCATCAAAAACGGAGTACGTCCCGAATTAGCAGGTTTTGTCATTCCCCTGTGTGCCACCATCCACTTATCCGGTAGCACCATGAAAATTGTTGCCTGTGCCATGGCCATCATGTTGGTTTCGGGGATGGATATTCATTTCGGCCAATTCGCCGGATTTATCATGATGCTGGGCATCGCTATGGTTGCTGCTCCCGGTGTTCCAGGAGGTGCAATTATGGCTGCTTTGGGAGTACTTCAATCCATGCTCGGTTTTGACGAAACCGCCCAGGGGTTAATGATCGCCCTATATATCGCCATGGATAGTTTCGGCACAGCCACCAACGTCACCGGCGACGGTGCAATCGCAGTTATCGTAAACCGGATATATAAGAAAGAAAAAGCGTAA
- a CDS encoding Dps family protein translates to MKTIDVIGLNAQKSQQVAESLNQLLANFQVYYQNLRGFHWNVKGNRFFVLHAKFEELYNDAVEKVDELAERILTLGHTPLHSYAAYARVASLKAVENVSDGDACLQAVLNDLAVLIRQEREIIALASEAGDDGTQDLLTPYISQQEKLVWMLCAYLNK, encoded by the coding sequence ATGAAGACAATAGATGTAATCGGATTGAATGCACAGAAATCTCAACAGGTAGCGGAAAGTTTAAATCAGTTGTTGGCCAATTTCCAGGTATATTATCAGAATTTGAGAGGTTTCCATTGGAATGTAAAAGGAAACCGTTTTTTCGTTCTCCATGCGAAATTTGAAGAATTGTACAACGATGCAGTAGAAAAAGTAGACGAGCTGGCAGAAAGAATATTGACGCTGGGCCATACCCCTTTGCATTCTTATGCAGCATATGCCCGGGTAGCTTCTTTGAAGGCCGTTGAAAATGTATCGGATGGAGATGCTTGTTTGCAGGCTGTATTGAATGACCTGGCTGTATTGATCAGGCAAGAACGTGAGATTATCGCTTTGGCATCAGAAGCCGGTGACGATGGTACGCAGGATCTTTTAACTCCTTATATTTCGCAGCAGGAAAAGTTAGTATGGATGCTCTGTGCTTATTTAAACAAATAA
- a CDS encoding M1 family metallopeptidase, with protein sequence MKNVFWNLFGCLLLVGCTQVSSDLAVPGVSKKLAEHRKITVSDLKYDLKFVIPGHRNNSVEGEVGISFRLPQKEDVILDFREDAEKIREVKVNGVSSAYRFENEHLLIPAQETVAGENRFSIIFRAGDQSLNRNEDYLYTLLVPDRARTLFPCFDQPDLKARFTLSLEVPSGWEAVSNAPLKESMEKNGRMKIVFAETEPLSTYLFSFVTGNFQRESFAEEGRHISVYHRETELQKQKQLPEIARQVFAALKWMEAYTAIPYPFAKYDLVILPGFQFGGMEHTGATLYNDKRMFLPEHPTVNEELGRAELIAHETAHMWFGDYVTMKWFDDVWTKEVFANYFAARMVEPLFPAVNHKLSALKGFYPAAYSEDRTAGSNAIKQELGNLNNAGLIYGQIVYNKAPVVMQMLVERMGEERFREGIRNYLKSYAYSNADWGNLIQILDRYTPEDLTTWSRVWVNEKGMPEIAVKREKEQVWLMQKDPFGRDICWPQHVGILLVKGDSSRILDVNLNERMTKLSGVDDVDYILPGYAGKGYGYFRPDTASLKWCLGHIREFTDPLVRMSAVMILNENRIQGQVQPADFLNALLTCLPFEENPLLYSSLVSYVVSTVRNSVVSEKDIRRTEEVLLGLSRKGEQGEQRLGAFRALLNIFRTPECTAEVYRIWEKQKPFEALLLSEADYRKMAYELAVRLPEKAREIIAVQENRITNPDRQREFQYIARAVNPEETVRDSLFRSLLKAENRRIEPWTCSVLRYLNHPLRQKQALKYIRPSLEILQEIQRTGDIFFPKNWVSSCLDGHRSIQAADSVRIFLEEHPDYPSLLKNKILQSADPLFRFANRQAN encoded by the coding sequence ATGAAAAATGTATTTTGGAACTTGTTCGGCTGTTTGCTTCTGGTCGGTTGTACTCAGGTATCGTCCGATTTAGCCGTTCCCGGAGTGAGTAAAAAATTGGCAGAACACCGGAAAATTACGGTATCTGATTTAAAATATGATCTAAAATTTGTAATTCCGGGGCATAGAAATAATTCGGTAGAGGGAGAAGTCGGAATTTCTTTCAGACTGCCTCAAAAGGAAGATGTGATCCTGGATTTTCGGGAAGATGCGGAGAAGATTCGTGAAGTAAAGGTAAACGGTGTCTCTTCGGCTTATCGTTTTGAAAACGAACATTTACTTATTCCGGCACAGGAAACGGTTGCCGGAGAGAATCGGTTTTCGATAATTTTTAGAGCCGGCGATCAATCGCTGAACCGCAATGAAGATTACCTGTATACGCTTTTGGTGCCCGATCGGGCACGGACGTTGTTTCCTTGTTTTGATCAACCGGATTTAAAGGCCCGATTTACGTTGTCCTTGGAGGTTCCGTCCGGCTGGGAGGCAGTTTCTAATGCCCCGCTTAAGGAGAGCATGGAGAAAAATGGACGGATGAAAATCGTCTTTGCAGAGACGGAACCTTTAAGTACGTATCTGTTTTCTTTTGTTACCGGAAATTTTCAGCGGGAATCTTTTGCGGAAGAAGGGCGCCATATTTCGGTATATCACCGGGAGACGGAACTTCAAAAGCAGAAACAATTACCGGAAATTGCCCGGCAGGTGTTTGCAGCTTTAAAATGGATGGAAGCCTATACTGCTATTCCTTATCCTTTTGCAAAATACGATTTGGTTATTTTGCCGGGTTTTCAATTCGGAGGAATGGAACATACCGGTGCCACATTGTATAATGATAAGCGTATGTTTTTACCGGAACACCCTACTGTGAACGAAGAATTGGGACGTGCCGAGCTGATTGCCCACGAAACGGCTCATATGTGGTTCGGGGATTATGTGACGATGAAATGGTTCGACGATGTCTGGACGAAAGAAGTATTTGCTAATTATTTTGCCGCCCGGATGGTAGAACCACTTTTCCCTGCTGTTAATCATAAATTGAGTGCTTTGAAAGGGTTTTATCCGGCGGCTTATTCCGAAGATCGGACAGCCGGAAGTAATGCCATTAAGCAAGAACTCGGTAATCTGAATAATGCCGGATTGATTTACGGACAAATCGTTTATAATAAGGCCCCGGTTGTGATGCAAATGTTGGTTGAACGGATGGGAGAAGAACGGTTTCGGGAAGGAATAAGGAATTATTTGAAGTCTTATGCTTATTCCAACGCTGATTGGGGAAATCTGATTCAGATTCTGGACCGTTATACGCCGGAAGATCTGACAACCTGGAGCCGTGTGTGGGTGAATGAAAAAGGAATGCCGGAAATAGCCGTAAAACGTGAAAAAGAACAAGTTTGGTTGATGCAAAAAGATCCTTTCGGACGGGATATATGTTGGCCGCAACATGTCGGAATTTTGTTGGTGAAAGGGGATTCTTCCCGGATTCTGGACGTGAATCTGAATGAGCGGATGACAAAACTTTCCGGTGTAGATGATGTGGATTATATTCTTCCCGGCTATGCGGGGAAAGGCTACGGTTATTTTAGGCCGGATACAGCGAGCTTAAAATGGTGTCTGGGTCATATCAGGGAGTTTACCGATCCGCTAGTCCGTATGTCGGCGGTCATGATTCTGAACGAGAATAGGATTCAGGGACAGGTGCAGCCTGCTGATTTTCTCAATGCTCTTTTGACCTGTTTGCCGTTTGAAGAGAATCCGTTATTGTATTCTTCTTTGGTATCCTATGTCGTTTCTACTGTCCGGAATTCTGTCGTGTCTGAAAAAGATATAAGGCGGACGGAGGAGGTGTTGCTGGGATTGAGTCGGAAAGGAGAGCAGGGGGAACAGCGATTGGGAGCATTCCGGGCTTTGTTGAATATTTTCCGGACTCCGGAATGTACGGCAGAAGTGTACAGAATATGGGAAAAACAAAAGCCTTTCGAAGCTTTATTGTTGAGTGAGGCGGATTATCGGAAAATGGCTTATGAATTGGCCGTGCGTTTGCCTGAAAAAGCAAGAGAAATTATTGCCGTACAGGAAAATCGTATCACAAATCCCGATCGGCAAAGAGAGTTTCAATACATCGCCCGGGCTGTGAATCCCGAAGAAACGGTCCGGGATTCCTTATTCCGTTCACTACTGAAAGCGGAGAATAGAAGAATAGAGCCGTGGACTTGTTCTGTCCTTCGTTATTTGAATCATCCTTTACGCCAAAAGCAAGCCTTGAAGTATATTCGTCCTTCTTTGGAAATTTTACAGGAGATACAACGAACCGGAGATATTTTCTTTCCGAAAAACTGGGTATCTTCTTGTTTGGATGGGCATAGGTCCATACAGGCAGCGGATTCCGTCAGAATATTTTTGGAAGAGCATCCGGATTATCCTTCTCTTTTGAAAAATAAGATTTTACAAAGTGCCGATCCGCTCTTCCGGTTTGCTAATAGGCAGGCGAATTGA
- a CDS encoding TolC family protein: MIKAVLCIFLGVLFHSLSAQQVLNLQDCRNLAIENNKKLKIAGKELEASRAQKAEAFTKYLPSIDGAGIYIRNQKEINLLEHDAYLPVGTIKADGSWGLRGDQIQIVNGKPVPKDYALLPREAMTVDARNTALLQLGLTQPVYMGGKIRAYNQLAGLSEQLSESKLEQEMQNVIQMTDEAYWQVVSLVNRKKLADKYVESLQKFTRDIEVMYTTGVTTKADVLSVKVKLNEAEMLRLRVEDGVSLSRMHLNQICGLPTDTVYTLREENMELQPDVVIPALTLEQVYARRPEVAGLELAARIYKKKEKIALSDYLPTVALTANYLTMAPSFFDGISTKMDGMWSVGIGVKAPIFHWGASRKSLRNARAQTGIMEYRLQEAKEQIELQVSQAEFKRREVAKKLEMAEHNRQRAEENLKLAEVGFREGTIPVLNVLEAQTAWLSAQSDRIDAQIEMKLCEVYLLKAYGVLGK, from the coding sequence ATGATAAAAGCAGTTCTCTGTATTTTTTTAGGAGTATTATTTCATAGTTTATCGGCTCAGCAGGTTTTGAATTTGCAGGATTGCCGGAATTTGGCGATAGAGAATAATAAAAAGCTTAAAATTGCCGGAAAAGAACTTGAAGCCAGCCGGGCACAAAAAGCAGAAGCTTTTACAAAATACCTGCCGTCTATCGATGGGGCGGGTATTTACATACGCAATCAGAAAGAGATCAATTTGTTGGAGCATGATGCCTATTTGCCGGTAGGAACGATAAAGGCTGACGGGAGTTGGGGATTACGGGGAGACCAGATACAAATTGTAAATGGAAAGCCGGTACCGAAAGATTATGCCCTTTTACCCAGGGAAGCGATGACTGTCGATGCCCGGAATACGGCATTGTTGCAACTGGGATTGACCCAGCCGGTGTATATGGGAGGGAAAATCAGGGCTTATAACCAATTGGCCGGTTTATCGGAACAGCTTTCCGAGAGTAAATTGGAACAGGAAATGCAAAATGTCATTCAGATGACGGATGAAGCGTATTGGCAGGTCGTTTCTCTCGTTAACCGCAAAAAACTGGCCGATAAATATGTCGAATCATTGCAGAAGTTTACCCGTGATATCGAGGTGATGTATACTACCGGGGTTACGACGAAAGCCGATGTCCTGTCGGTCAAGGTAAAGCTCAACGAGGCGGAGATGCTTCGTTTAAGAGTGGAGGACGGTGTGAGTTTATCCCGTATGCATCTGAATCAGATTTGTGGTTTGCCGACCGATACGGTTTATACGCTGCGGGAAGAAAATATGGAGTTGCAGCCGGATGTTGTGATTCCTGCATTGACACTGGAACAGGTGTATGCCCGGCGGCCTGAGGTTGCCGGTTTGGAGTTGGCGGCCCGTATCTATAAGAAAAAAGAGAAGATCGCTTTGTCGGATTACCTCCCGACGGTAGCGTTAACGGCAAATTACCTGACGATGGCGCCCTCGTTTTTCGACGGTATCAGTACGAAGATGGATGGTATGTGGAGTGTGGGAATCGGGGTAAAGGCACCGATCTTTCATTGGGGTGCTTCCCGGAAAAGTTTACGGAATGCCCGGGCGCAAACGGGAATTATGGAATATAGACTGCAAGAGGCAAAGGAGCAGATCGAGTTACAGGTAAGCCAGGCGGAATTTAAGAGACGGGAGGTAGCCAAGAAGCTGGAAATGGCGGAACATAACCGGCAACGGGCAGAAGAAAACCTGAAGCTTGCCGAAGTGGGATTCAGGGAAGGAACAATTCCGGTGTTGAATGTGCTTGAGGCTCAAACGGCTTGGTTATCTGCTCAATCTGACCGGATTGATGCACAGATCGAAATGAAATTGTGTGAGGTATATTTGTTAAAGGCTTATGGTGTATTGGGAAAGTAG
- a CDS encoding DMT family transporter, whose translation MTKEKWQGHIAILCTNLIFGLNTPTAKSLVPTWISPTALTCLRMSFATVIFWIIASFFKQEKVSKKDLVVIFFGALFGLVGAQLSFAVALQYTSPVNISLIAAMTPVAVMIMAAFWLKEPITFKKAAGVFIGAAGALLIILHSSPANNGSNNMLGNLLAVVNVITYALYLIITRTVSLRYKPITLMKWMFLFSALISLPLGFQNLINAPAFTAAAPNDVLWRLAYIAIMATGIAYFLVPLALKRIRPTTVSMYNNAQPLIASTVAIIIGQDVFSWDKPAAAILVFIGVYLVTQSKSKADIEKETGKN comes from the coding sequence ATGACAAAAGAAAAGTGGCAAGGACATATCGCTATCCTTTGCACCAACCTGATATTCGGTCTGAATACGCCGACGGCCAAAAGTCTTGTCCCGACATGGATATCGCCAACAGCTCTGACCTGTTTACGCATGTCGTTTGCAACTGTTATTTTCTGGATCATCGCTTCGTTTTTCAAGCAGGAAAAAGTTTCCAAAAAAGATTTGGTTGTCATCTTTTTCGGTGCCTTATTCGGTTTAGTCGGTGCACAGCTTTCTTTCGCCGTTGCCCTGCAATATACCTCCCCGGTAAATATCTCACTGATTGCTGCCATGACTCCGGTCGCTGTCATGATAATGGCTGCTTTCTGGCTAAAGGAACCCATCACGTTCAAAAAGGCAGCGGGCGTTTTTATCGGTGCTGCCGGAGCCTTACTGATTATCTTACATTCCTCCCCGGCAAACAACGGATCCAATAATATGCTCGGAAATCTACTGGCTGTTGTCAATGTCATCACATATGCGCTCTATCTGATCATTACCCGCACAGTCTCTTTACGTTACAAGCCCATTACGTTGATGAAATGGATGTTTCTTTTCTCCGCTCTGATATCCCTGCCACTGGGTTTTCAAAACCTGATAAATGCCCCGGCCTTTACTGCAGCAGCACCCAACGATGTCCTTTGGCGGCTTGCCTATATCGCCATTATGGCAACGGGAATTGCTTATTTCCTGGTACCCCTTGCTTTAAAACGCATCCGTCCGACAACCGTCAGCATGTATAACAACGCCCAGCCGTTGATTGCGTCTACGGTCGCAATTATCATAGGACAGGATGTTTTCAGTTGGGACAAACCCGCCGCAGCCATACTGGTATTTATCGGTGTATATCTGGTTACCCAAAGTAAATCCAAAGCAGATATAGAAAAAGAAACCGGGAAGAATTGA
- a CDS encoding TetR/AcrR family transcriptional regulator: protein MTNTRQQIIETAFLLFLKKGFKAVRLNDIERAARITRGTFYYHFTNKEEVLKEGLNAYYALLNTQRTEEFDRISTLREYVDLTIRKLTEIDNYSARTFSSEIPEILCLSLIVEVIALYPELKKVVLAAKILRLSKLEQLILNAKRAGELRDDIDTSILAKNLLNISVGVINYLIMHQDVSYALSAVRSQYEQLYALVSVN from the coding sequence ATGACAAATACCAGGCAACAGATCATAGAGACAGCGTTTCTGTTGTTTCTGAAAAAAGGGTTTAAAGCAGTACGGCTGAATGATATTGAGCGGGCAGCCAGGATCACCCGGGGAACGTTTTATTACCATTTTACCAATAAAGAAGAGGTACTGAAAGAAGGGTTGAATGCTTATTATGCCTTGTTAAATACACAGCGGACGGAAGAATTCGATCGTATTTCTACTTTGCGGGAATATGTTGATCTGACCATCCGGAAACTGACGGAAATAGACAATTATTCTGCCCGTACTTTTAGCAGTGAGATACCGGAAATACTCTGTTTGTCTTTGATTGTAGAGGTGATCGCTCTGTATCCCGAATTGAAGAAGGTTGTACTGGCGGCAAAGATATTGCGTTTATCGAAATTGGAACAATTGATTTTGAATGCCAAGCGGGCAGGGGAATTGAGGGACGATATCGATACGTCGATTTTGGCAAAAAATTTGCTGAATATCAGTGTCGGAGTAATCAATTATCTGATTATGCATCAGGATGTGTCTTATGCCTTGTCGGCAGTACGCTCACAATACGAGCAACTGTATGCGCTGGTTTCTGTAAATTGA
- a CDS encoding ABC transporter ATP-binding protein, with product MLRIENLSKVFRTEEVETTALNSVSLHIKEGEFVAIMGPSGCGKSTLLNIIGLLDNPTSGQYYFDGKEVGALKERQRTMVRKGNIGFVFQSFNLIDELNVYENIELPLIYLKLKASERKEKVNQILDRMKISHRAKHFPQQLSGGQQQRVAIARAVVAGPKLILADEPTGNLDSKNGMEVMNLLTELNKEGTTIVMVTHSQHDASFTHRVINLFDGQVVTEKPNL from the coding sequence ATGTTACGAATAGAAAATCTGAGTAAAGTCTTCCGTACAGAGGAAGTTGAAACGACGGCTTTGAATAGTGTTTCATTACATATCAAAGAAGGTGAATTTGTCGCTATTATGGGCCCATCCGGATGCGGTAAATCAACTTTATTGAATATTATCGGCTTGTTGGACAACCCGACTTCCGGACAATATTATTTTGACGGAAAAGAGGTCGGAGCTTTAAAGGAAAGACAACGTACGATGGTGCGTAAAGGAAATATCGGTTTTGTGTTCCAAAGCTTTAACCTGATTGATGAATTGAATGTATATGAAAATATTGAATTGCCTTTGATTTACCTCAAACTGAAAGCTTCCGAAAGGAAAGAGAAAGTAAATCAGATTCTGGATCGGATGAAAATCAGCCATCGGGCAAAACATTTCCCGCAGCAATTATCCGGAGGTCAGCAACAGCGTGTCGCTATTGCCCGTGCAGTGGTGGCCGGACCGAAATTAATTCTGGCGGATGAGCCGACCGGTAATCTGGACTCCAAGAACGGTATGGAAGTAATGAATTTGTTGACGGAGTTAAATAAAGAGGGAACAACCATCGTGATGGTGACCCACTCCCAGCATGACGCTTCTTTCACTCACAGGGTGATCAATCTGTTCGACGGACAGGTCGTAACTGAAAAACCTAACCTATAA
- a CDS encoding TetR/AcrR family transcriptional regulator: MADLKDEIVNKSFFQFLNRGYKACSLKDLEHATGLTKGAFYYYFRNKGEILKAGIEKYLSVSGELDEAELLRIGSLREYIDMIVERKEQKAAKLQKLFDFFIIEVAFFQLVLEVGGIFPDYRKQIGELNKKRLSQWEYMILRAKQQGEIKATPDTSVLARNLMSVATSMLNIELGTENMRFVFSDMRMQFEQYYMLIKQ; the protein is encoded by the coding sequence ATGGCTGATTTGAAGGATGAAATAGTAAATAAATCTTTTTTTCAATTTCTGAACAGAGGATATAAAGCCTGTTCTCTCAAGGATTTGGAACATGCAACCGGTTTAACGAAAGGTGCATTCTACTATTATTTCCGGAATAAGGGAGAGATACTGAAAGCGGGCATTGAAAAATATTTATCTGTCAGCGGGGAGTTGGATGAGGCTGAGTTATTACGGATTGGGTCTTTACGGGAATACATCGACATGATCGTAGAGAGGAAAGAACAGAAAGCAGCCAAACTTCAGAAGTTGTTTGATTTCTTTATTATCGAAGTGGCTTTTTTTCAGTTGGTGCTGGAAGTCGGAGGGATATTTCCGGACTATCGGAAGCAAATCGGGGAATTGAACAAAAAGCGCTTATCGCAGTGGGAGTATATGATCTTAAGGGCCAAGCAGCAGGGAGAGATCAAAGCGACCCCGGATACTTCGGTATTGGCGCGTAACCTGATGTCGGTGGCAACCAGTATGCTGAATATCGAATTGGGAACTGAAAATATGCGTTTCGTTTTTTCGGATATGCGTATGCAGTTTGAACAGTATTATATGTTGATAAAACAATGA
- a CDS encoding M20/M25/M40 family metallo-hydrolase, giving the protein MKKIFICIAFLWTGLFGGMAQQCLPELTAFKIKNEAFRNSQLEDMAVWMTDFMGPRLVASKLYDRAVKLTMEKMKALGLENVRVEVAMDFLKGGWDNQRTYAAMTTPYYCNFAANPKAWTGSTPGPVKGEVVLLQVKKPKDIENYRGKLAGKIVLMPIVKEYKLTFEPTAKRYTEEELKTLEQDPRPQSRRRVTQLTTGGTNLLELMAKLLKTEKPAVIVHGAGNLNVPHSLGIGYKSGEPEPTPELVLPVEAHSRMVRLVERGTPVEMEIDIQNEFNNHLTVDNVIAEIPGKDPELKNEIVLIGGHLDSWHAGTGAADNASGCMVMLEALRILKALDVQPRRTIRVALWGGEEQGMMGSRGYVQKYIYDVKAKEKKDEFDRLVLYLNMDNGSGRFRGIYLQENDMAAPYFAAWMKPVEALGFTTLSPRNNYGTDHTSFDRFGIPAFQFIQDGLDYSTGYHRPTDTYERLVIDDLKYNAAMIAWFTLCAAMDDTRIPSKPVELR; this is encoded by the coding sequence ATGAAAAAGATTTTTATATGTATTGCATTTTTATGGACCGGGTTGTTTGGGGGAATGGCCCAGCAATGTTTACCGGAATTAACAGCTTTTAAAATTAAAAATGAAGCCTTCCGGAATTCACAATTGGAGGACATGGCCGTGTGGATGACCGATTTTATGGGGCCTCGTTTGGTTGCTTCTAAATTATATGATCGGGCGGTGAAACTGACGATGGAAAAAATGAAGGCGTTGGGACTGGAGAATGTCCGGGTTGAAGTAGCAATGGATTTTTTAAAGGGAGGCTGGGATAATCAAAGGACTTATGCGGCGATGACAACGCCCTATTATTGTAATTTTGCTGCCAATCCGAAGGCCTGGACGGGGAGTACTCCGGGGCCCGTAAAAGGAGAAGTGGTATTACTGCAAGTCAAAAAACCGAAAGACATTGAAAATTACAGGGGAAAACTAGCCGGGAAAATTGTGTTGATGCCGATTGTAAAGGAATATAAATTAACATTCGAACCGACAGCCAAACGTTATACGGAAGAAGAGTTGAAAACTTTGGAACAAGATCCCCGTCCGCAATCCCGGCGTAGAGTTACGCAGTTGACGACCGGAGGAACGAATTTGCTGGAGTTGATGGCAAAATTACTGAAAACGGAAAAACCTGCCGTCATTGTACATGGGGCAGGTAATTTGAATGTTCCTCATTCTTTGGGAATCGGTTATAAATCGGGAGAGCCGGAACCGACGCCGGAATTGGTGTTGCCTGTAGAGGCACACAGTCGTATGGTCCGTCTGGTGGAACGGGGAACGCCGGTGGAAATGGAAATTGATATTCAGAATGAGTTCAATAATCACCTGACGGTAGATAATGTGATTGCTGAAATTCCGGGTAAGGATCCGGAATTGAAAAATGAAATCGTATTGATCGGCGGACATTTGGATTCCTGGCATGCCGGGACAGGAGCAGCAGATAATGCTTCGGGCTGTATGGTAATGCTCGAGGCTCTGCGGATTCTGAAAGCGTTGGATGTTCAGCCCAGGCGTACGATACGGGTTGCTTTGTGGGGAGGAGAGGAACAGGGAATGATGGGTTCGCGGGGATATGTTCAGAAATACATTTACGATGTCAAAGCTAAAGAGAAAAAAGACGAATTCGATCGTTTGGTTCTTTACTTGAATATGGATAACGGCTCCGGTCGGTTCCGGGGAATTTATTTGCAGGAAAACGATATGGCTGCGCCTTATTTTGCTGCCTGGATGAAGCCGGTGGAAGCTTTGGGATTCACGACGCTTTCTCCCCGTAATAATTATGGTACGGATCATACTTCTTTTGACCGGTTCGGTATACCGGCATTCCAGTTTATTCAGGACGGACTTGATTATTCAACCGGGTATCACCGGCCGACAGATACTTATGAGCGTTTGGTTATAGATGATTTGAAATACAATGCTGCTATGATAGCTTGGTTTACCTTGTGTGCCGCTATGGATGATACGAGAATTCCGTCTAAGCCGGTGGAATTGAGATAG